In Carbonactinospora thermoautotrophica, the genomic stretch GGTGGCCCGGCTCTTCTTCGACAACATCGCCCACCTGCAGGGCTCCTGGCTCACCGTGGGCAAGGAGGTGGGCCAGCTCACCCTGCACTTCGGCGCCGACGACCTCGGCTCGGTCATGCTGGAGGAGAACGTCGTCTCCGCTGCCGGGGCCAGGCACCGCTCCAACCGGCTGGAGCTCATCCACCTGATCCGCAAGGCCGGACGGGTGCCCGCCCAGCGCGACACCCTGTACAACCACCTGGTCGTCCACGACGACCCGGCGAACGACCCGGTCGACGATCGCGTGGTCTCGCACTTCTCCTCGACCGCGATCGAGCGCGGCATCGCCCACCCCGAGCTGCGGATCGTCGTCGCGGAAGCCCACTCAGGGGGTGCATGACGCCCGGAGCGGGGCCGGCCACCCGGGTGTGCGGGGGAAGATGGGCGGCATGCGACTGATCCACACCGCACCTGTCGTACTGCCCATCGCCGATGCGCCGATCCGGGACGGTGCCGTCGCCGTGGTGGGTGATCGCGTGACCGCGGTCGGACCGCGGGCCGAGGTGGTCGCCGAGTACCCGGACGCGCGCGTGCGCGACTGGCCGGGGGTCTTGCTGCCCGGTCTGGTCAACGCGCACAGCCACCTGCAGTACAGCGACTTCGCCGACCTCGCGACCCTCGACCTGCCGTTCTCGGACTGGATCCGCCGGCTCACCGCCCGGCGCGCCGAGTTCACCGAGGCGATGTGGCAGGAGAGCACCCGGCGGGGTATCCACGCGATGCTGCGCACCGGCACGACGGCCGCGGCGGATGTCGTCACCGACCCGTGCGTGCTGACGCCGACCGCCCGGTCCGGGCTCGCCGGCATCTCCTACATCGAGGTGGTGGGCGCCGACGACACCGTGTGGGCGAAGCAGTGGCGCGACCGGCTGGTGTCCACCTTGGACTCCGCGCCGGCCGGCCGCAGGGTCGGGGTGTCGCCGCACACCCTGTACACCCTCGGCAGGGAGGTGTTCCGCGAGTGCGTGCGGATGGCGCGCGAGCGCGGGCTGCGCGTGCACCCGCACCTGGCCGAGTCCGCGGACGAGTCCGAGTACGTGCTGGCGGGCACCGGCTCGCTGGCCGACTGGGCGCGCCGGCTCGGGTTCGAGTTCGAGCTGATCCGCGAAGGCGGCAGCGGGATGACGCCGACGCACCTGCTGGACAGCATCGGCGGTCTGGGTCCGGACGTGCACGTGGCGCACGCCGTGCACTGCGACACCGCCGACCGGGCGGTGCTGCGCGAGCGCGGGACGACGGTCGCGCTGTGCGTGCGCTCCAACCGGCTGCTCCGGGTGGGTGAACCGCCGGTCGCCGCGTACCTCGCCGAGGGCAACCCGATCGCGATCGGCACCGACTCGCTCGCCTCCACCCCGTCGCTGGACCTGCTGGAGGAGGCGGGGGCGCTCCGGGAGTTGGCCCGCCGCCAGGGGTACGACGCGCCCGACCTGG encodes the following:
- a CDS encoding amidohydrolase family protein → MRLIHTAPVVLPIADAPIRDGAVAVVGDRVTAVGPRAEVVAEYPDARVRDWPGVLLPGLVNAHSHLQYSDFADLATLDLPFSDWIRRLTARRAEFTEAMWQESTRRGIHAMLRTGTTAAADVVTDPCVLTPTARSGLAGISYIEVVGADDTVWAKQWRDRLVSTLDSAPAGRRVGVSPHTLYTLGREVFRECVRMARERGLRVHPHLAESADESEYVLAGTGSLADWARRLGFEFELIREGGSGMTPTHLLDSIGGLGPDVHVAHAVHCDTADRAVLRERGTTVALCVRSNRLLRVGEPPVAAYLAEGNPIAIGTDSLASTPSLDLLEEAGALRELARRQGYDAPDLDRRLVEAATVGGARAMGLTECGVLRPGARADLAVFDVPVDGDPYRALLDHGPGRCVATVLAGRLVHRRTA